DNA from Babesia microti strain RI apicoplast complete genome:
AAATAATTATATTAAATAAAATATTAAATAATAATAAATTATTTAATTTTTTTTATATTTTATTATTTTTAATAAATTTTAATAAAAAAAAATATAATAATTTTTTAAGTAAATTTAATAGTTCTTTTAGTTCAAAAAAAATTAGATCTCAAAAATCTTCAGGAAAATCACGTATAAAAACAAAAAGTACTAATATATTTGTTGGTGGTTATTATTGTTTTGGTTTTAGAGAATTTAATTTTAAATTTTATAATAATATTTATAATAAGTATATTAGTTATTTTTTTAATTTTTTAAATATAAATAAAAGA
Protein-coding regions in this window:
- the rpl4 gene encoding ribosomal protein L4, whose translation is MYKYMINNNIIILNKYNIYTNIFYTFKRKIIILNKILNNNKLFNFFYILLFLINFNKKKYNNFLSKFNSSFSSKKIRSQKSSGKSRIKTKSTNIFVGGYYCFGFREFNFKFYNNIYNKYISYFFNFLNINKRSLINYVDYYYLKLIFSLFLFNNNYNYYYYLLYFNKFYKNKYSFNFINNSKSIYLCIKNLKIYNNIIFF